A genomic region of Streptomyces sp. NBC_00247 contains the following coding sequences:
- a CDS encoding xanthine dehydrogenase family protein molybdopterin-binding subunit: MTAPTADRYTRTDAREKLTGAARFATDRPASTHAVLVNSTVARGRITRITLDRDFPGVRLLTHENAPRLGPLDEGGQIAEGKVAVYVQRLLPLQDDRVHYEGQPVAVVLADRLDLAREAADAVRIDYATEPAVVPADADPADARPARDWLVPSSSDTGDIDAAVAGADLVLSRDFTTAARHHSPIEPAATVASWDGSALTLHDATQSLFAVRATVAAVLGIPEDAVRVVAEHVGGGFGAKGYVWPHVLIAAVAARLVGGTVSLALTRAQSFTAHGYQPGTRQHVLLAARADGTLTAVRHHSVNTTARYAEYPEFSTVGTRTLYAADAIETRTSVLPADLNLPTPMRAPHEGTGMFALESAMDELAYALDIDPLELRLRNYAEEDPTEKRPFSSKELRACYEEGARRFGWQNRPMRPRSLRDGDELVGQGMASVILHSVRLPATARISMDPDGHVTLSAGTQEIGGGTRTIMPQIAAETLGIDRDLVTFEMGDTALPANLYSVGSSTANSLGSAVRAAALALLERLGGDARPPAETVTVTETWLPRPSDHSVHSFGAVFVEVGVDAGLGTTRVRRLTGVYSAGRVINPLTAHSQLTGGAVWGIGQALLEESAVDPVLGRFVHKNFAGYLIPVNADVPDLDVSFVDEYDPHAGALGGRGIGELAPIGVGAAVANAVHHATGLRLRDLPLRTVEALTAD, from the coding sequence ATGACCGCGCCCACCGCCGACCGGTACACCCGCACCGACGCCCGGGAGAAGCTCACCGGCGCCGCCCGCTTCGCCACCGACCGGCCGGCCTCCACCCACGCCGTCCTCGTCAACTCCACCGTGGCACGCGGCCGGATCACCCGCATCACCCTGGACCGGGACTTCCCCGGCGTCCGCCTGCTCACCCACGAGAACGCCCCCCGCCTCGGCCCGCTCGACGAGGGCGGCCAGATCGCCGAGGGCAAGGTCGCCGTCTACGTCCAGCGGCTGCTGCCACTGCAGGACGACCGGGTGCACTACGAGGGCCAGCCCGTCGCGGTGGTCCTCGCCGACCGTCTCGACCTCGCCCGGGAGGCGGCGGACGCCGTCCGGATCGACTACGCCACCGAACCGGCCGTCGTCCCGGCGGACGCGGACCCGGCCGATGCCCGGCCCGCCCGCGACTGGCTGGTGCCCTCCTCCTCGGACACCGGCGACATCGACGCCGCCGTCGCCGGCGCCGACCTCGTGCTCTCCCGCGACTTCACCACCGCCGCCCGCCACCACAGCCCCATCGAACCCGCCGCGACGGTCGCCTCCTGGGACGGGTCCGCCCTCACCCTGCACGACGCCACCCAGTCGCTGTTCGCCGTACGCGCCACCGTCGCCGCCGTGCTCGGAATCCCCGAGGACGCCGTGCGGGTCGTCGCCGAACACGTCGGCGGCGGCTTCGGCGCCAAGGGATACGTCTGGCCGCACGTCCTGATCGCCGCCGTCGCCGCCCGCCTGGTCGGCGGGACCGTCTCGCTGGCCCTCACCCGCGCCCAGAGCTTCACCGCGCACGGCTACCAGCCCGGGACCCGCCAGCACGTGCTGCTCGCCGCGCGCGCCGACGGCACCCTCACCGCCGTACGCCACCACTCGGTCAACACCACCGCCCGCTACGCCGAATACCCCGAGTTCTCCACCGTCGGCACCCGCACCCTGTACGCCGCCGACGCCATCGAGACCCGGACCTCGGTGCTGCCCGCCGACCTGAACCTGCCCACCCCGATGCGCGCTCCGCACGAGGGGACCGGCATGTTCGCCCTGGAATCGGCCATGGACGAACTCGCCTACGCCCTCGACATCGACCCGCTGGAACTGCGGCTGCGCAACTACGCGGAGGAGGACCCCACCGAGAAGCGCCCCTTCTCCTCCAAGGAGCTGCGCGCCTGCTACGAGGAGGGCGCCCGGCGCTTCGGCTGGCAGAACCGTCCGATGCGGCCGCGCAGCCTCCGCGACGGCGACGAACTGGTGGGGCAGGGCATGGCCAGCGTGATCCTCCACTCGGTCCGGCTGCCCGCGACCGCCCGCATCTCGATGGACCCCGACGGGCACGTCACCCTGTCGGCCGGCACCCAGGAGATCGGCGGCGGCACCCGGACGATCATGCCGCAGATCGCCGCCGAGACACTCGGCATCGACCGCGACCTGGTCACCTTCGAGATGGGCGACACCGCCCTGCCGGCCAACCTCTACTCGGTCGGATCCTCCACCGCCAACAGCCTCGGCTCCGCCGTCCGGGCCGCCGCACTGGCCCTGCTGGAGCGGCTCGGGGGCGACGCGCGGCCCCCGGCCGAGACCGTCACCGTCACCGAGACCTGGCTGCCGCGCCCGTCCGACCACTCCGTGCACAGCTTCGGCGCCGTCTTCGTCGAGGTCGGGGTCGACGCCGGTCTGGGCACCACCCGGGTTCGGCGGCTGACCGGCGTCTACAGCGCCGGCCGGGTGATCAACCCGCTCACGGCGCACAGTCAGCTCACGGGCGGCGCGGTGTGGGGGATCGGACAGGCCCTTCTGGAGGAGTCCGCCGTCGACCCGGTCCTCGGCCGGTTCGTCCACAAGAACTTCGCCGGCTACCTCATCCCCGTGAACGCCGACGTCCCCGATCTCGACGTGTCCTTCGTCGACGAGTACGACCCGCACGCCGGGGCGCTCGGCGGACGCGGCATCGGCGAACTCGCCCCCATCGGGGTGGGCGCCGCCGTGGCGAACGCCGTCCACCACGCCACCGGACTGCGCCTGCGCGACCTGCCGCTGCGCACCGTCGAAGCCCTCACCGCCGACTGA
- a CDS encoding FAD binding domain-containing protein, with translation MRDFAYARAADADAAVTLLADRPDARLIAGGTDLLGLLKEDIEHPGLLVDISRTALTGVSAGPDGLVLGALTRLSDAAAHPLVRAAFPALATALEKSASPQLRNLATLGGNVLQRTRCPYFRAETDLPCNKRTPGSGCAALTGHQRAAGLFGTSDACVATHPSDLAVALAALDATVLVRGARGERALGIEALYAPADSPPHVEHRLEHAEMITGIRVPATPLAALSRYLKVRERASYEFALVSAAVAVTVDRGTVSDVRIALGGVAPRPWRLRGAEQALRGGPLTPESVADALATELDGARTLPGNAFKVPLVRRTVVRALTGESP, from the coding sequence ATGCGTGACTTCGCGTACGCCAGGGCGGCCGACGCCGATGCCGCCGTCACTCTGCTCGCCGACCGCCCGGACGCCCGGCTGATCGCCGGCGGCACCGACCTGCTGGGTCTGCTCAAAGAGGACATCGAGCATCCCGGCCTGCTCGTCGACATCTCACGGACCGCCCTGACCGGCGTCTCGGCCGGCCCCGACGGGCTGGTCCTCGGCGCACTCACCCGGCTCTCCGACGCCGCCGCGCACCCCCTCGTACGGGCCGCCTTCCCCGCGCTGGCAACGGCGTTGGAGAAGTCCGCCTCACCCCAGTTGCGCAACCTCGCCACGCTCGGCGGGAACGTGCTCCAGCGCACCCGGTGCCCGTACTTCCGTGCCGAGACCGACCTGCCCTGCAACAAGCGGACCCCCGGCTCCGGATGCGCCGCCCTCACCGGGCACCAGCGGGCCGCCGGGCTCTTCGGGACGAGCGACGCCTGCGTCGCCACCCACCCGTCGGATCTCGCGGTCGCCCTGGCCGCGCTGGACGCGACCGTCCTGGTCCGGGGCGCCCGAGGGGAACGCGCGCTCGGCATCGAGGCGCTGTACGCCCCTGCGGACAGCCCTCCGCACGTCGAACACCGCCTGGAGCACGCGGAGATGATCACCGGAATCCGGGTTCCCGCCACACCGCTCGCCGCTCTCTCGCGCTACCTCAAGGTCCGCGAGCGGGCGTCGTACGAGTTCGCCCTCGTCTCCGCGGCGGTCGCCGTCACCGTCGACCGGGGCACGGTGAGCGACGTCCGGATCGCGCTCGGCGGAGTGGCCCCCCGGCCCTGGCGGCTGCGCGGAGCCGAACAAGCCCTCAGAGGAGGGCCGTTGACCCCCGAGTCGGTCGCCGACGCCCTCGCAACCGAACTGGACGGCGCCCGCACCCTGCCCGGAAACGCCTTCAAGGTCCCGCTGGTCCGCAGGACCGTGGTCCGCGCCCTGACGGGAGAGAGCCCATGA
- a CDS encoding (2Fe-2S)-binding protein, which produces MPEAKVTLTVNGVQHTIDIEARLTLAGALRDELGLTGTKIGCDRGECGACTVLADGRRINACTALAVMQDGRELTTVEGLAAEDGTLHPVQEAFVRHDAFQCGYCTPGQLLSAVACIAEGHTGDDDEIREWMSGNLCRCAAYPQIVAAVRDAARRTGETAARDA; this is translated from the coding sequence ATGCCCGAGGCGAAAGTGACCCTGACGGTCAACGGTGTCCAGCACACCATCGACATTGAGGCCCGGCTCACCCTGGCCGGCGCCCTCCGCGACGAACTGGGTCTGACCGGAACCAAGATCGGCTGCGACCGGGGCGAGTGCGGTGCCTGCACCGTGCTCGCCGACGGGCGCCGGATCAACGCGTGCACCGCTCTCGCGGTGATGCAGGACGGGCGCGAACTCACCACCGTGGAAGGGCTGGCGGCCGAGGACGGCACCCTGCACCCGGTGCAGGAGGCGTTCGTCCGGCACGACGCCTTCCAGTGCGGCTACTGCACCCCCGGCCAGCTGCTCTCCGCCGTCGCCTGCATCGCGGAGGGCCACACCGGCGACGACGACGAGATCCGGGAGTGGATGAGCGGCAACCTCTGCCGCTGCGCCGCCTACCCGCAGATCGTCGCCGCCGTACGCGACGCGGCGCGCCGCACCGGCGAAACGGCGGCCCGCGATGCGTGA
- a CDS encoding LLM class flavin-dependent oxidoreductase translates to MPERLARRLWFGVGPGIGVADASEIVRTVEYADRAGLDFFTVSDHPYFGDRLEAYSSLALLLGRTRNITGVATVTNTPTRPVPLLARSLATLSVLSGGRVVYGVGAGGYWDDIVRFGVDRLGSAAAVRAMEEAIGLVRALHGGGAPVTLDGEFTRVDALDPAAVPAPLVWTGSVGPKSLAVTGRTADGWIPGNAADWRSERYRTSRPLVDEAAREAGRDPADIATVFNLPGRVTDAPLPSTRDATGRWLGGSTGQWTEELTEAVLEHGASGFVYFASGDPSGRIGIERWAEEIVPAVREAVAKG, encoded by the coding sequence ATGCCAGAACGGCTCGCACGCAGACTGTGGTTCGGCGTAGGACCGGGGATCGGAGTCGCCGACGCGTCCGAGATCGTGCGCACCGTCGAGTACGCGGACAGGGCGGGGCTCGACTTCTTCACCGTCTCCGACCACCCGTACTTCGGTGACCGGCTGGAGGCCTACTCCTCCCTCGCGCTGCTCCTCGGCCGCACCCGGAACATCACGGGGGTCGCCACCGTCACCAACACGCCGACCCGGCCGGTACCGCTGCTCGCCCGTTCGCTGGCAACCCTCTCCGTGCTCTCCGGCGGCCGGGTCGTCTACGGCGTCGGCGCCGGCGGGTACTGGGACGACATCGTGCGCTTCGGGGTGGACCGGCTCGGATCCGCCGCCGCCGTACGCGCCATGGAGGAGGCCATCGGCCTCGTCCGGGCGCTGCACGGCGGCGGCGCGCCGGTCACCCTGGACGGCGAGTTCACCCGGGTCGACGCGCTGGACCCGGCGGCGGTCCCCGCACCTCTGGTGTGGACGGGGTCGGTCGGCCCGAAGTCCCTGGCCGTGACCGGCCGGACGGCGGACGGCTGGATACCGGGAAACGCGGCCGACTGGCGCAGCGAGCGCTACCGCACCTCGCGCCCGCTGGTCGACGAGGCCGCCCGGGAGGCCGGCCGCGACCCCGCCGACATCGCGACCGTGTTCAACCTGCCCGGCCGCGTCACCGACGCCCCGCTGCCGTCGACCCGGGACGCCACCGGGCGCTGGCTCGGCGGTTCCACCGGCCAGTGGACCGAGGAACTCACCGAGGCGGTGCTCGAACACGGCGCCTCCGGATTCGTGTACTTCGCCTCGGGCGACCCCTCGGGCCGCATCGGCATCGAGCGCTGGGCCGAGGAGATCGTCCCGGCCGTCCGTGAGGCGGTCGCCAAGGGCTGA
- a CDS encoding methyltransferase: MPTASNEPPLPAQVLQILTAGWLAQAVSAAAELGVADALADGPRPLAEIAAATDTHAPSLYRLLRACADIGLFAENDDQVFELTPLGDALRVDSPVSLRNFAIWTGLPAERHAWAGLADAVRTGQTAFAQVLGKPVWDYMHEHPEVLGVFDRAMTEASRQIIAPVVDAYDFSPFGTVVDAGGGRGALLAAVLASSPHTRGILYDRPEVIAGAGAPLDDAGVRDRAELVAGDFFASVPAGADAVVLSNIIHDWDDEQSRRILVNARDALADQGRVLLVEAVLPDRPRPSPTVSLMDLDMLVVAGGQQRTTDEFAALLTSAGLRLSRVVPGGHCSIVEAVRA, encoded by the coding sequence ATGCCCACAGCCAGCAACGAACCGCCCCTGCCCGCACAGGTGCTGCAGATCCTCACGGCCGGTTGGCTCGCCCAGGCGGTGAGCGCCGCCGCCGAACTCGGCGTCGCCGACGCGCTCGCCGACGGGCCCCGGCCCCTGGCCGAGATCGCCGCCGCCACCGACACGCACGCCCCCAGCCTCTACCGGCTGCTGCGGGCATGCGCCGACATCGGGCTGTTCGCCGAGAACGACGACCAGGTCTTCGAACTGACGCCCCTGGGCGACGCCCTGCGCGTCGACAGCCCGGTCAGTCTGCGGAACTTCGCGATCTGGACCGGCCTGCCCGCGGAACGACACGCCTGGGCCGGACTCGCCGACGCCGTGCGCACCGGGCAGACCGCCTTCGCCCAAGTGCTCGGCAAACCGGTCTGGGACTACATGCACGAACACCCCGAGGTGCTCGGCGTGTTCGACCGGGCCATGACGGAGGCGTCCCGGCAGATCATCGCACCCGTCGTCGACGCCTACGACTTCTCGCCCTTCGGCACCGTGGTGGACGCGGGCGGCGGGCGCGGCGCCCTGCTGGCCGCCGTCCTCGCCTCGTCGCCGCACACGCGCGGCATCCTCTACGACCGCCCCGAGGTCATCGCCGGCGCCGGAGCGCCGCTGGACGACGCGGGAGTGCGGGACCGCGCGGAGCTCGTGGCCGGAGACTTCTTCGCCTCGGTGCCGGCCGGCGCCGACGCGGTCGTCCTGTCCAACATCATCCACGACTGGGACGACGAGCAGTCCCGCCGCATTCTCGTCAACGCCCGCGACGCCCTCGCCGACCAAGGCCGCGTCCTGCTGGTGGAAGCGGTGCTGCCGGACCGGCCGCGCCCCTCGCCCACGGTCTCCCTGATGGACCTCGACATGCTCGTGGTGGCCGGCGGACAGCAGCGCACCACCGACGAGTTCGCCGCCCTGCTCACCTCCGCCGGCCTCCGGCTCTCCCGTGTCGTCCCCGGCGGCCACTGCAGCATCGTCGAGGCCGTGCGCGCCTGA
- a CDS encoding nuclear transport factor 2 family protein, with protein sequence MTTTATGAAPQNRTEPRAGHDDGEPDTTGETVSALRAEVRRLTDRADLVDLVDRYVHHLDRDRHRDDWFADVFTEDAELTLPMGTYEGFSGLAAFQEMARTTFERTHHQASAHAVAVDGDRATVRAHLTAVHVRTAGEPATHFDIGGHYEATAVRTPDGWRVNRFSFDLVWSTGQGPQGAPGH encoded by the coding sequence ATGACCACCACCGCCACCGGCGCCGCGCCGCAGAACCGGACCGAGCCCCGCGCCGGACACGACGACGGAGAGCCCGACACCACCGGGGAGACCGTGAGCGCCCTGCGCGCCGAGGTCCGCCGGCTCACCGACCGGGCCGACCTCGTAGACCTCGTCGACCGCTACGTCCACCACCTCGACCGGGACCGCCACCGCGACGACTGGTTCGCCGACGTCTTCACCGAGGACGCCGAACTCACCCTCCCCATGGGGACGTACGAGGGATTCTCCGGGCTCGCCGCGTTCCAGGAAATGGCCCGCACCACCTTCGAGCGCACGCACCACCAAGCCTCCGCGCACGCCGTCGCCGTGGACGGCGACCGCGCCACCGTGCGGGCCCACCTGACCGCCGTACACGTCCGCACCGCCGGCGAACCGGCCACCCACTTCGACATCGGCGGCCACTACGAGGCGACCGCCGTGCGCACCCCCGACGGGTGGCGCGTCAACCGGTTCTCCTTCGACCTGGTGTGGAGTACCGGCCAGGGGCCGCAGGGCGCTCCGGGCCACTGA
- a CDS encoding alpha/beta hydrolase: MTAVTPSAVAPPLSAGVRRVVLDGAGVQLSALLAEPAAGRAPRAVVVAVHGGGVTSGYFDGQAHPSLSLLTLGASLGYTVLAVDRPGYGDSAARLPAGLPLAEQAVVVRAALAGFSERRPGDAGRLLLLAHSFGGKLALRLAADEGLPGLRGIDISGCGHRSTVRADEPLPRAGIRRAVRHWGPARLYPAGAFRPGRVPAAPVPAAEVAELASWAADFEEIAPRVRVPLRFTFAAHEPWWRHGDDDLADLAARFVHAPRVHTERLPETGHNISLGLTARAYHRGALDFLGGCLADPEPP; this comes from the coding sequence GTGACCGCCGTGACCCCGTCCGCCGTCGCCCCGCCGCTGTCCGCCGGGGTGCGCCGCGTCGTCCTCGACGGCGCGGGCGTCCAGCTCTCCGCGCTGCTCGCCGAACCCGCCGCGGGCCGTGCCCCACGTGCGGTCGTGGTCGCGGTGCACGGCGGCGGGGTCACCTCCGGGTACTTCGACGGGCAGGCCCATCCGTCGCTCTCGCTGCTGACCCTCGGCGCGAGCCTCGGATACACGGTGCTGGCGGTCGACCGCCCCGGCTACGGGGACTCCGCCGCCCGCCTGCCCGCCGGGCTGCCGCTCGCCGAGCAGGCGGTGGTGGTGCGCGCCGCGCTGGCGGGATTCTCGGAGCGGCGCCCCGGCGACGCCGGACGTCTGCTGCTGCTCGCGCACTCCTTCGGCGGCAAGCTGGCCCTGCGGCTGGCCGCCGACGAAGGGCTGCCCGGTCTGCGCGGCATCGACATCTCGGGCTGCGGCCACCGCAGTACGGTCCGTGCCGACGAGCCGCTGCCCCGCGCCGGTATCCGCCGGGCGGTGCGGCACTGGGGTCCCGCCCGTCTCTACCCGGCCGGCGCCTTCCGGCCCGGCCGGGTGCCGGCCGCCCCGGTACCGGCTGCGGAGGTCGCCGAACTCGCCTCCTGGGCAGCCGACTTCGAAGAGATCGCGCCCCGCGTCCGGGTGCCGCTGCGGTTCACCTTCGCCGCGCACGAACCCTGGTGGCGGCACGGCGACGACGACCTCGCCGACCTCGCCGCACGGTTCGTGCACGCACCCCGGGTGCACACCGAACGGCTCCCGGAAACCGGCCACAACATCAGCCTGGGGCTGACCGCCCGCGCTTACCACCGGGGAGCGCTGGACTTCCTGGGCGGGTGCCTCGCCGACCCGGAGCCACCCTGA
- the metK gene encoding methionine adenosyltransferase, which translates to MAVRLFTSESVTEGHPDKIADQISDTVLDALLRADPTARVAVETLITTGLVQVAGEVTTTAYVPIAQLVRERILSIGYDSSHKGFDGASCGVSVSIGAQSPDIAQGVDTAYESRVAGQEDDLDRQGAGDQGLMFGYACDETPELMPLPIQLAHRLARRLAEVRKDGTVPYLRPDGKTQVTVEYDGDRPVRLDTVVVSSQHAGDVDLDGLLIPDIRRHVVEHVLAVLLDAGLKLDTENYRLLVNPTGRFEIGGPMGDAGLTGRKIIIDTYGGYSRHGGGAFSGKDPSKVDRSAAYATRWVAKNVVAAGLATRCEIQVAYAIGKAAPVGLFVETFGTATVDPVAIERAIGEVFDLRPAAIIRDLDLLRPIYALTAAYGHFGRELPEFTWERTDRAAALRTAAGADPA; encoded by the coding sequence ATGGCAGTACGCCTGTTCACCTCGGAATCGGTGACCGAGGGACACCCGGACAAGATCGCCGACCAGATCAGCGACACCGTCCTCGACGCCCTGCTGCGCGCCGATCCGACCGCCCGGGTCGCCGTGGAGACGCTGATCACCACGGGCCTGGTGCAGGTCGCGGGCGAGGTGACCACCACCGCCTACGTCCCCATCGCCCAACTGGTGCGCGAACGCATCCTCTCCATCGGCTACGACTCCTCGCACAAGGGCTTCGACGGCGCGTCCTGCGGAGTCTCGGTGTCCATCGGCGCCCAGTCGCCCGACATCGCCCAGGGCGTGGACACCGCTTACGAGAGCAGGGTGGCCGGGCAGGAGGACGACCTCGACCGGCAGGGGGCCGGCGACCAGGGCCTGATGTTCGGCTACGCCTGCGACGAAACGCCCGAACTGATGCCGCTGCCGATCCAGCTGGCCCACCGGCTGGCCCGCAGGCTCGCCGAGGTCCGCAAGGACGGGACCGTGCCCTACCTGCGGCCCGACGGCAAGACTCAGGTCACCGTCGAGTACGACGGCGACCGCCCGGTGCGCCTCGACACGGTCGTCGTCTCCTCGCAGCACGCGGGCGACGTGGACCTGGACGGCCTGCTGATCCCCGACATCCGCCGCCACGTCGTCGAGCACGTGCTCGCGGTGCTGCTGGACGCCGGTCTCAAGCTGGACACCGAGAACTACCGTCTGCTGGTCAACCCCACCGGGCGTTTCGAGATCGGCGGCCCGATGGGGGACGCCGGACTCACCGGCCGCAAGATCATCATCGACACGTACGGCGGCTACTCCCGGCACGGCGGCGGCGCGTTCTCCGGCAAGGACCCTTCCAAGGTGGACCGTTCGGCCGCCTACGCCACCCGCTGGGTGGCCAAGAACGTGGTGGCCGCCGGGCTCGCCACCCGCTGCGAGATCCAGGTGGCCTACGCCATCGGGAAGGCGGCCCCGGTCGGTCTCTTCGTCGAGACCTTCGGTACCGCCACCGTGGACCCGGTCGCCATCGAGCGGGCGATCGGCGAGGTCTTCGACCTGCGCCCCGCGGCGATCATCCGGGACCTCGACCTGCTGAGGCCGATCTACGCGCTGACCGCCGCGTACGGCCACTTCGGGCGCGAGCTGCCGGAGTTCACCTGGGAGCGGACCGACCGGGCGGCGGCGCTGCGCACGGCGGCCGGAGCGGATCCCGCGTGA
- a CDS encoding FAD-dependent monooxygenase, translating to MDTDVIIVGAGPTGLTLAGELRLGGVRVEVLERLTAPTGQSRGLGFTARAMETFDQRGLLSRFEPCGTPETSPMGHFGGVRFDYTVLPGAHFGARGIPQSRTEAVLESWAVERGARVHRGWEFAELHRGAGPDDGSVEITARTPEGERRLRAAYLVGCDGGRSPVREAAGIAFPGTPASRVMYLADVVGRSLRPRPLGERLEHGMVMAAPLADGVDRVIVCPDGSPPGDDDVPAAFAEVAAAWQRLTGEDIADAATEWVSSFTDATRQAAEYRRGRVLLAGDAAHIHLPAGGQGMSTGILDAVNLGWKLAAVARGTAPDPLLDTYHSERHPAGARLLTNTRAQGTVFLGGRESDPLRALFAELIEYDDVKRHLAGAVSGLDVRYDTGGGHPLAGRRVARRVLVGPAGETTTTRLLHSARGVLLDLSDDPAVREAAAPWRGRVAVTTAAPKPADEADDELASVTALLIRPDGYAAWVSTISGANGLTEALHRWFGPPPARVPAGAPAPQTKDV from the coding sequence CTGGACACCGACGTGATCATTGTCGGCGCCGGCCCCACCGGCCTCACACTCGCGGGCGAACTCCGCCTCGGCGGCGTACGCGTCGAGGTCCTGGAACGCCTCACCGCGCCCACCGGGCAGTCCCGGGGGCTGGGCTTCACCGCGCGGGCGATGGAGACGTTCGACCAGCGCGGGCTGCTGTCCCGGTTCGAGCCGTGCGGTACGCCCGAGACCAGCCCGATGGGCCACTTCGGCGGCGTCCGGTTCGACTACACCGTGCTGCCGGGCGCCCACTTCGGCGCCCGCGGCATACCCCAGTCCCGGACCGAGGCCGTCCTGGAGAGCTGGGCCGTCGAACGCGGGGCCCGTGTGCACCGCGGATGGGAATTCGCCGAACTGCACCGGGGCGCCGGGCCCGACGACGGTTCGGTGGAGATCACCGCACGCACCCCGGAGGGCGAACGCAGGCTGCGCGCCGCCTACCTGGTGGGCTGCGACGGCGGTCGCAGTCCGGTCCGCGAGGCGGCCGGCATCGCCTTCCCCGGTACCCCCGCCTCCCGTGTGATGTACCTGGCCGACGTCGTCGGCCGGTCGCTGCGCCCCCGGCCGCTGGGCGAACGTCTGGAGCACGGCATGGTGATGGCCGCTCCGCTGGCCGACGGGGTGGACCGCGTCATCGTCTGCCCGGACGGCAGCCCGCCCGGCGACGACGACGTTCCCGCCGCCTTCGCCGAGGTCGCCGCCGCGTGGCAGCGCCTCACCGGTGAGGACATCGCCGACGCCGCCACCGAGTGGGTGAGCTCCTTCACCGACGCCACCCGCCAGGCCGCCGAATACCGCAGGGGCCGCGTGCTGCTCGCGGGCGACGCCGCCCACATCCACCTGCCCGCCGGCGGCCAGGGCATGAGCACCGGCATACTCGACGCGGTCAACCTCGGCTGGAAACTGGCCGCGGTCGCCCGGGGGACGGCCCCCGACCCGCTGCTCGACACGTACCACTCCGAGCGCCACCCGGCCGGTGCCCGGCTGCTGACGAACACCCGCGCCCAGGGCACCGTCTTCCTCGGTGGGCGCGAATCGGACCCGCTGCGCGCCCTGTTCGCCGAACTCATCGAGTACGACGACGTCAAGCGCCATCTCGCCGGAGCGGTGAGCGGCCTCGACGTGCGCTACGACACCGGTGGCGGCCACCCGCTGGCCGGCCGCCGCGTCGCACGACGGGTGCTGGTCGGGCCCGCCGGCGAGACCACCACCACCCGGCTCCTGCACTCCGCCCGCGGAGTCCTGCTCGACCTGAGCGACGACCCGGCGGTGCGCGAGGCAGCCGCCCCCTGGCGCGGCCGGGTGGCGGTCACCACCGCCGCCCCCAAGCCGGCCGACGAGGCGGACGACGAACTCGCCTCCGTGACAGCCCTGTTGATACGCCCCGACGGATACGCCGCCTGGGTCTCCACCATCTCGGGGGCCAACGGGCTCACCGAGGCACTGCACCGCTGGTTCGGCCCGCCCCCGGCGCGCGTCCCGGCCGGCGCGCCCGCCCCGCAGACGAAGGACGTGTGA
- a CDS encoding antibiotic biosynthesis monooxygenase family protein: MPLITPDDHYLTLFNVFETETPELQDEVLEAMRDIVDNADYPGWISSTLHAGVDSPGTANFIQWRSAADLQARYEGQKFQQKTVPLFHKLSRTVRQLKTELAFSQHHPALRGPIEFSPDRDDHTVLIVLDTRPEDQRELLDTLAVPDEWIKTVPGYRSHTYFRGLDGTFVVNYAQWESKEHYDAFHTLPEEQRPADVRAGRDRARALVTGRQANAYRVTRSRSAATG; encoded by the coding sequence ATGCCCCTCATCACGCCCGACGACCACTACCTGACCCTCTTCAACGTCTTCGAGACGGAGACCCCGGAGCTCCAGGACGAAGTCCTCGAAGCCATGCGGGACATCGTCGACAACGCCGATTACCCCGGCTGGATCTCCTCGACGCTGCACGCGGGCGTGGACTCCCCGGGCACCGCCAACTTCATCCAGTGGCGCAGCGCCGCCGATCTCCAGGCCCGCTACGAAGGCCAGAAGTTCCAGCAGAAGACCGTGCCCCTCTTCCACAAACTCTCCCGCACCGTGAGGCAGTTGAAGACGGAGCTCGCCTTCAGTCAGCATCACCCCGCGTTGCGGGGCCCCATCGAGTTCTCGCCCGACCGGGACGACCACACCGTGCTCATCGTGCTCGACACCCGGCCGGAGGACCAGCGAGAACTCCTCGACACCCTGGCCGTGCCCGACGAGTGGATCAAGACGGTGCCCGGCTACCGCTCGCACACCTACTTCCGCGGCCTGGACGGAACCTTCGTCGTCAACTACGCCCAGTGGGAGAGCAAGGAGCACTACGACGCCTTCCACACGTTGCCCGAGGAGCAGCGGCCCGCCGACGTCCGCGCCGGCCGCGACCGCGCCCGCGCCCTCGTCACCGGACGGCAGGCCAACGCCTACCGGGTGACCCGCTCGCGCTCCGCGGCGACGGGCTGA